The Cellulophaga sp. RHA19 genome includes the window CTGTACTCAGCTACCATGGCTAGGTTGGGATGATTATTTACCAACTTTGCTACGGCCATACGTTGCATAGAGGAATCATCTACAATTATACATCTTAGTTTCATAAATAAGTTGATTTGTGGGGTTAAATCTCGGCTAAAGTACTAAAAATGTCAGATGAATTGCAAGAAAAGATGTGAACATGCACTATTCTGTTGTGTAATTAGCATTAAACGAGTTATGGTTTGCATTTGGGGTTTAGTTGATTTTTTTTGGGGTTTGGTAGATTTTTGGGGTTTAGTTGAAAATTTGGTTTGTTAATAAGTATTTTAAAGTATAACGAAGATTTTTGTGTTTTCTTGTGAGAATAGAAAAAAATAATTACTTTTGCGGACTGTAAAAAAATTATATAATATGAATCATTACGAAACTGTTTTCATTCTGAATCCCGTTCTATCTGATGTACAGATAGAGGAAACAGTTAAGAAATTTGAAGATTTCTTAATTAAAAAAGGTTCCAAAATGGTTGCCAAAGAAAATTGGGGACTTAAAAAATTGGCCTATCCTATTCAACACAAAAAAAGTGGTTTTTACCATTTGTTTGAATTTACTGCACCTGGCGATGTAATTAATGGCTATGAGCTAGAATTTAGAAGAGATGAACGTGTTATGCGTTTCTTAACTGTAAAGCTAGACAAGCACGCAATTTCTTGGGCAGAGAGAAGAAGAACAAAATTAAAAACTAAAGCTTAAGGATTATGTCAGCTATTGAACAACAAGCAAAAGGAAAAAAAGACGGAGAAATCAGGTATTTAACTCCGTTGAACATTGAGACTAACAAGCAGAAAAAATACTGTAGATTTAAAAAATCAGGTATAAAGTATGTAGATTACAAAGATCCAGATTTCTTAATCAAGTTAGTTAACGAGCAAGGTAAATTACTTCCAAGAAGACTTACTGGAACTTCATTGAAGTATCAAAGAAAAGTGGCTGTTGCTGTAAAAAGAGCACGTCATTTAGCATTAATGCCATATGTTGGCGATTTATTAAAATAAAAAAAGCTAAGCAATGGAACTTATATTAAAACAAGACGTACAGAATTTAGGTTTTAAGGATGACGTAGTAGAAGTAAAAAACGGCTACGGAAGAAACTTTCTTATTCCTAAAGGATTAGCTGCTCTTGCTACACCATCTGAAAAGAAGGTTTTAGCAGAGAACTTAAAGCAAAGAGCTCATAAAGAGAAGAAAATTGTTGATGAAGCTAATAAAACTTCTGAAGCACTTAAACAATTAGAAATTAAAATACCAGCTAAAGTTGGTGTTGGTACTAAATTGTTTGGATCTATCTCTAATATAGATTTAGCTGCAGCTAT containing:
- the rpsR gene encoding 30S ribosomal protein S18 → MMSAIEQQAKGKKDGEIRYLTPLNIETNKQKKYCRFKKSGIKYVDYKDPDFLIKLVNEQGKLLPRRLTGTSLKYQRKVAVAVKRARHLALMPYVGDLLK
- the rplI gene encoding 50S ribosomal protein L9, which produces MELILKQDVQNLGFKDDVVEVKNGYGRNFLIPKGLAALATPSEKKVLAENLKQRAHKEKKIVDEANKTSEALKQLEIKIPAKVGVGTKLFGSISNIDLAAAIEKAGQSIDKKFITIKGGAVKRTGPYNAQIRLHREVIIEFPFEVVAEAK
- the rpsF gene encoding 30S ribosomal protein S6, which produces MNHYETVFILNPVLSDVQIEETVKKFEDFLIKKGSKMVAKENWGLKKLAYPIQHKKSGFYHLFEFTAPGDVINGYELEFRRDERVMRFLTVKLDKHAISWAERRRTKLKTKA